In Paenibacillus durus, the DNA window TGAGTAATTGCTTTCGTCACTTCACCGATTTTTTGCGAAGTGTGGGACAATACTTGAATAAGACGCGCCAAATTTTCGACTGAACTATCGATGGAATCCATCTGCTCTGCGGCATTTCCGATGGCTTGAGTACCTTCCGCCGACAACGTCGCCGTTTTGTTCGAGGTATCCGTGACCAATTGGGCGGCAGCGGCAATTTCTTGAATGCGGGCGGTTATTTCATAAACGGTCTGAGCCCCTTCATCCACCGTTCCAACCTGTTTTTCAGCCCCATCCGACATTTTCTCCGTCGCTCCCGCAATATGCTCGGTAGCCTTGACGGTCTGCTCCGAACTCACCGCGAGCTGCTCCGCCGAAGCGGCCAGTTGATCAGACAATTCGCTTACTTCAGTAAGCACTCCTCTCAGCGAATCAATCATCAGGTTGAAAGTCGATCCAAGCTGCCCCAACTCATCCTTCGATTTCACCTGCACGTGAGTTGACAAGTCCCCTTCGGCGAGTTTCTCGGAAGCTTCTTTAAGCGAACGCAGCGGAGAAGTGATCGAACGGATAATAAACAAAATTAAGGCCAAACCTGCTGCCATAGCTGCGATTAGAACGATAAGCGTCATCCGGAAAATTGGGGCAGCCTCCCGCTTCACTTCATCTATGTACCATGTGCCTGCTATTTTCCATCCGGTGAGAGCATTGGTGACAAATATCAATTTCTTAGTCTTTCCGTCCCTCTCATTTACATAATCCAGTTCGTCCGAACCGGATTTAAACATACGACCGATCACCTCTAATTTAGCCGTATCGCCAATCTTCACACCCGGCGACACCAGATACTTCCTCTGATTGTCGATCAAAATGACATAGCCCTGTGAGCCGATTTTCGCTCCTGCCACGGTTTTGCTTAACTCGGCCAGGCTGAAATTCGCCCCCACGATCCCATGTCCGTCCTTCGTCGCCTTCGCTATGGTTACAACCGTAGTATTCGTCGAGGCGGATGTATATGCATCTGTTATGATAGCCTGGTCTTTATGCTGCATTGCCTTGATATATTGAGGTCTCGTCCTTGGGTCAAAGCCTTTGGGCAGATTCAATTTAGTCGCGCTAAGTATAGCCCCTTGGTTATTTGATGCAAATACCGTTTCCAAGTCCGGATGCAATGCTTTGAAGCTGACAAGCAGCTCTTTTATTTCGGCATTTTCAGCACCCGATTCGGAAATTATGTTATTGACATCCACCTGCTGGGATAAGAAATCAATGGCTTTCATTTTTTCACTAATGCTCTTCTCGATCATTTGATTCAGCAGATTTACATTGGAAGATGCCGAATGCCTTAAGTCATCATTGACTTTGTTACGTGCGGTAAAATAAGAAGCGCCGCCGATCGCCAGACTGGGCAAAAGCAAAATGCACAAAAAAGACATAATCAGCTTGCTTTTGACCGAATGAAAATTCCACTGCATACCATGCTTTGTTTTCAACGAAACCCATCCCCCTCATTTCTGTAAAAGCAAAAATCCCCTTTTTCGGTTTGATTTTCTAAAAGCACTATCGTTTATATCGGCAAAATCATCCTTCAAAACAATACTTGAAAAAAACAATTCATATTTCGAAATCCGATCTTCCTAAACCAAAAAATAGGCTTGCAGAACTGCCATTCAAGCAGTCATACAAGCCCATTTCCAAAGTAAATCTGGAAGCCATTAACAAATATATTCAATAGACAAACCGTGCAAAAAAGCGGAGCCCCCTCATTGGGAACTCCGCCGTTTAGCCGCTTAGGCCGTCTCAAGCACCGGCAGCAGAATTTCAAATACCTTGCCATGCTGAAGGATCGTCAGCCCGCGGGATTTATCTTTCATAACCACGACTTCAGGCTTTTGCGCCATACGCTCAAGGTAATGTTCGGGTACGTCCCCGGAATGGCTGATCGTTACGCCCTCTACTTCCTGCTCCTCGTTCTCTTCCATCGAACTGTCCACTACACGGTCGAAAATATCCGAGAACAGCTCAAAATTATCTGTGTATACGGAAATGCATTTCATTCTAATCCCATCCTCTTCTTCATATCTGACTTAAAGCGGCCGCGCTTCACTATTTCTTAGCTTTACTTACCTGCGAGGTTTTCATACGTTTTTTTCCTTCGCGGCATACATCCAGAAGCGGGCATACCTGACATTTCGGATTCTGCGCCTTGCAGTGATATCTTCCGAAAAAAATCAGCCGGTGATGCGTCAGCGTCCATTCATTCATCGGGACCGCCTTCATCAGCTTCTTCTCAACCTCTAGCACCGAATCCTTCCAGCCCGCCAGCCCCAGACGCTTGGATACTCTCTCAACATGTGTATCCACGGCAATCGCAGGCACGCCGAAGGCGTTGGAAACGACCACATTGGCCGTCTTGCGTCCCACTCCCGGAAGTGTAACCAGCTGATCGTGGGCCTGCGGCACTTCCCCGCCATACTGATCGATCAGAATCGCGCATAAATTCTGAATATGCTTAGCCTTATTGCGGTAAAGGCCGATCCGCCGTATGTCTTGCTCCAGTTCTTCCAGAGGGACCGATACATAATCCAGCGGTGTTTTATACTTCCGGAACAAGTCTGCAGTGACTTTGTTTACGGTTGCGTCCGTGCATTGAGCCGACAGCAGCACGGCAATCGTCAGCTCAAACGCATTGCTGTGGTTCAGCTCACAGTCCGCATCCGGAAACATTTCGCCAATCGTATCCAGAATGTGGCGGACATCTGAAATCTTCATATGGTGTACCTCACGCTTCAGATATATCGCTCTGCTAGTATAAATGGTTGCACCAACTTATTCAAGGAAAGTTCAATGAAGTATGTATTATAACAGTGCAGTCCCATACATTACAAGATTGTATCTCCTCTTCCTCAAAAAAACGTCCCGACGCAGGGAAGCCATGCGTCAGGACGGTATCTCTCGCGGAAAGCCGCCATTCCTTACTGCTTCACAATTTCAACTACGACATTGTTATTGAAATATACTGCAATTTTATCATTTTCTTTGAGAGATTGCACGGATAAAGTCGTGTCGCCTTGGTGAATGTATACGTTAGGCGACAGGATAAACCGGTAATTTTCGTCATTGACGTTATCCCGCTTGACAACAATGCGGCCTGCGGCTGCATCATAGCTCGAAAAGTAGCGGTTTTGAACGGGCAGTACGCGGACAATCGTCGTTCCGTCGGCATCCTTGCGGACCTCCGCTCTTTCGGATACAGAAAGTGAACCCAGTGCAGCGGAAGTGCCATTGTCACGGACAATTTTGACGCTTCCTCCCGTTCCGAAGGCTTGGACGGCTCCCGAATAGTCTTTAACGCTCAAGGTCCCGGCTGCGGCGTCAATGGCTGTTACCTGGCCTGCCGTCAGCTTTACGGATTGAATCGACGTTGGGGAGCTTCCAAGTGCGCTGACATTCACATAGTTTCCGGCTTTGAGATCGCTCAGCTTGATCGTCTGTCCGGCCTCATCGGTCAGCGGAATGGCGAGCGTGTAAATATCGATATTCCCTCCGGATGTCTTGACACCCAATTTGTTGTTCGCCGCGTCGACATACGCAAGCTCCAGTTGCTGGGATGTCTTCACTTTCAGTGAAGTCAGCGAATCCTGGCTTGGCGTGAGGAAGCCGGTTACGGCACTGCCAACAGTTACATCGGTAATGGAAAGACCCGTTCGTCCGAATATCTCGACAATCGGCGGATACGGCAGGATCATGGAACGGCCGTCAGTCGTCTTTAGGACAAGCGTTCTTGTCGCGGTATTGACCGAGGCTAATGTACCTTCATATTTGCTTACAATTTCCAGGGAAAGCGTCCGCTGGCCAAGTACGCTAATATTCAGCTTTTGATTTTCTGTGAGCATCGAAGCAATATTGTTCAGCGTTGGCACATTACCGAAACCGTTGATGAACTTCGTATTCTCGTCGAGCTGGTAGACACGCGCTTGATTGTCGCTGTCCATGACTGTCAGCAGCTTGGTCTTGAAGTTATAGCTGACTACCGACGTTCCGAACAGCTGCTCCAGCTTGCGGCTGACTACCGCTATCTTTGTTACCTGGTCGCTGCCGTTTAACGTCAGTTCTACAGTGTCGCCGTAAGTCGCGTCCGCAATGAGATCCGACGAGGCCGGTTTGGCATAGCCCGGTATGACGATGGCAGTGCTTGACGCAAGCAGTTGGACGCCGCGTGTACCATCCGCTTTCTTGTAGACTACAGAGGAACCGTTCAGATCGGTGAGCATTCCCTGTACCGTCCGTTCTACAGCCTGCGTCACCTCAACGGAAACGATCAGATTGTTCACAATCTTATAATTCACCGCAGAACCAGCTTTCAATTCAGAAGGCAGCAGAATAGCCTTTTGATAGCTGAATAGGGCGCTGTCCGCCCATTTGAATGTTTCTTCCGTTCCAGTAGCGTTCGTGAAGGTTATCGTCTTGGCGGTAAGGTCGATGCTTTTGAGCGTTCCGGATGTTGTTTTATTGACGACACCAGAAGTGACCTGAACTTTAAGAATCTTATTCTGTCCTGTAAATGTCTCTCGTGTAATCGCCACGATACTATCCTCCGAAATC includes these proteins:
- a CDS encoding methyl-accepting chemotaxis protein, producing the protein MKTKHGMQWNFHSVKSKLIMSFLCILLLPSLAIGGASYFTARNKVNDDLRHSASSNVNLLNQMIEKSISEKMKAIDFLSQQVDVNNIISESGAENAEIKELLVSFKALHPDLETVFASNNQGAILSATKLNLPKGFDPRTRPQYIKAMQHKDQAIITDAYTSASTNTTVVTIAKATKDGHGIVGANFSLAELSKTVAGAKIGSQGYVILIDNQRKYLVSPGVKIGDTAKLEVIGRMFKSGSDELDYVNERDGKTKKLIFVTNALTGWKIAGTWYIDEVKREAAPIFRMTLIVLIAAMAAGLALILFIIRSITSPLRSLKEASEKLAEGDLSTHVQVKSKDELGQLGSTFNLMIDSLRGVLTEVSELSDQLAASAEQLAVSSEQTVKATEHIAGATEKMSDGAEKQVGTVDEGAQTVYEITARIQEIAAAAQLVTDTSNKTATLSAEGTQAIGNAAEQMDSIDSSVENLARLIQVLSHTSQKIGEVTKAITQFSGQTGMLSLNASIEAARAGEHGRGFAVVASEVKKLSDQSAQSAQEISLLVRNIQEEIVNVQASMDTSTQEVKGGMVTVGTAGSLFSQIERFVDEVNDQIGGVSSAVKQISDGASEMNEAIDAIAHVARSNATETENISAAAQEQLASMEEISSSSADLSRMAEEMHALVDRFKL
- the nth gene encoding endonuclease III, which gives rise to MKISDVRHILDTIGEMFPDADCELNHSNAFELTIAVLLSAQCTDATVNKVTADLFRKYKTPLDYVSVPLEELEQDIRRIGLYRNKAKHIQNLCAILIDQYGGEVPQAHDQLVTLPGVGRKTANVVVSNAFGVPAIAVDTHVERVSKRLGLAGWKDSVLEVEKKLMKAVPMNEWTLTHHRLIFFGRYHCKAQNPKCQVCPLLDVCREGKKRMKTSQVSKAKK
- a CDS encoding S-layer homology domain-containing protein, encoding MSGLNKYNYYYRGYTKKAISILLTGAIAFGAAGTVLADRAPAGNTAGAVSAPSAAGTGAFSDVTSGFWAEKHIYKLAAQEIIIGNNGKFRPGDPVTQQEAVLMALRFMKLDDQASSGTATALPAGFDVSNYYKPYVVLAFQRNVLDKTTEMAVDNLKTSWGTRKATREWIAELLIRALGKTSDAQAVASEPSGFADDTKISEGKRGYINVAIDLGLTNGLSGNIFNPKGEVTRAQLATFLSRAEVHSAAVYNNTSSGIVTEVKEGKMTLYSGASNSVYSLNSGTAYFSSAAETAISLNNIQPYTKVTVIGKNGAAAYVELTDPKPQVETIQGTFARLSVSSNKLWLKNADGYPEYAFDNATSFVDAGGSAIAASSISEDSIVAITRETFTGQNKILKVQVTSGVVNKTTSGTLKSIDLTAKTITFTNATGTEETFKWADSALFSYQKAILLPSELKAGSAVNYKIVNNLIVSVEVTQAVERTVQGMLTDLNGSSVVYKKADGTRGVQLLASSTAIVIPGYAKPASSDLIADATYGDTVELTLNGSDQVTKIAVVSRKLEQLFGTSVVSYNFKTKLLTVMDSDNQARVYQLDENTKFINGFGNVPTLNNIASMLTENQKLNISVLGQRTLSLEIVSKYEGTLASVNTATRTLVLKTTDGRSMILPYPPIVEIFGRTGLSITDVTVGSAVTGFLTPSQDSLTSLKVKTSQQLELAYVDAANNKLGVKTSGGNIDIYTLAIPLTDEAGQTIKLSDLKAGNYVNVSALGSSPTSIQSVKLTAGQVTAIDAAAGTLSVKDYSGAVQAFGTGGSVKIVRDNGTSAALGSLSVSERAEVRKDADGTTIVRVLPVQNRYFSSYDAAAGRIVVKRDNVNDENYRFILSPNVYIHQGDTTLSVQSLKENDKIAVYFNNNVVVEIVKQ